Sequence from the Bubalus kerabau isolate K-KA32 ecotype Philippines breed swamp buffalo chromosome 17, PCC_UOA_SB_1v2, whole genome shotgun sequence genome:
CAGGGTGTCCTCCTCCGCACCGTCTCTGGTCATGAGCCATCGAGGATCTGCGAGGAAGGCGGGCGGGATGCAGCACGCAGGTGGAAGGGTTATGTACCAGGAACAGAGAAAGAGGGTGTTTAGAAGACAGGCCTGGGGTCAGGtgttgggggtgagggggtgcacagaacaaaggatggacatctcttttcttttttcagtagctgcagcaggtCAAACGGTGCCCGGAGCCCCAACCGCGTGAGCGCCTTTGTTTTTTAtcaggaagaggaagggaagtGGGACCGAGGGTTGAAGAGCAAGCCGCACGTGTGAAGTGTTGCCTTAGGGGACCGACAGTTATGGAGCCAACACCCTGGCTGAGCCCTTAAGAAGGAAAAGGGGCCCGAGGAGGGAAACAGTGAAAGCGGAAGGCGAGCACGAGGGACCCCTGACTCTCCACTCACCTCCGAAACGGAGGCGCTCTGCTTTCTTTCCTGTCAGGCGGCGTTTCacaattgatgattttgaaatcGGGCGTCCTCTCGGCAAGGGAAAATTTGGGAATGTTTACCTGGCTCGCCTGAAGAAAAACCATTTCATCGTGGCCCTGAAAGTCCTGTTCAAGTCTCAGATAGAGAAGGAAGGCCTGGAACACCAGCTGCGCAGGGAAGTTGAAATCCAGGCCCATCTGCAGTAAGGATAGTCTATGAGTTTCCTGTGCCGGTTCTTACTTTTTTGTCTTTCCTGTTTTCCTGTTCCGTCTCTGACATCTGAACTCAGCGTTTCCCCCCGTACTACCTCCAAATAAGCCGTTTGCTTGcatcttaaagatttttttccccctctgcaaTTCATTCCAGTTATACCATGTAAAGCTCCCTGCATCAGACACTCGAATTCTGACACCTGCTTCGTTTTCCGCTCAGAAATTTACAGACGGAGCGGTTCCTATACAGGTCCCAGCACAATTTGCCCCTCTGTGTGACCAGTCACTTATAATAGCATCATGAGTTCGGCCTCAGGgagctgtgttttgtttttttagggaGCAGTCTTGACACTTCCTCCTTCTGTCCTCCAGACACCCCAATATCCTGCGCCTGTACAACTACTTCCATGATGCGCGCCGCGTGTACCTGATTTTAGAATATGCCCCAAAGGGCGAGCTGTACAAGGCGCTGCAAAGGAGTCACACGTTTGATGAACAGCGTACAGCCACGGTGAGGCGGGAGGGCTCAGGTTCACGAGTTTACAATGGGCTGGTGTGGGGGTCATTGCTTGAGGCTTTCACGAGTGTCCACGTggcttctttctttatttcattctataaattatatatagtgATTTACATCCTACAACTTCATATTTGGGTACCCtaatgctcagtcgtatccaattctttgcgaccccatggactgtagcccccaccagactcctctgtccaaggggtttcaccagcaagaatactggagtgagctgccatttcctcttccatgtgGATGCCCTAATAATTACCCCCAGAATATTAATAAGTACTGTGTATAAGTTTGGATTCTTTGGTTGTGAGCAACAGAATCTAACTGCACTACCTTATGGAAAGAAACATGAAATGCTCTGAGGGAGTTCACTGAAATAAATGAGTGGAACTGACTTAGAAATAGGAAGCAAGAGATTTTGGGAGGGTTCCAGATGGGTAATCAAGCATCAGTCATCATCTTCTCGTGGCTGGCTTCATTTCCAGactgctttttcatttctcacaCAGATAATAGAGGAGTTGGCAGACGCTCTGATCTACTGCCATGAAAAGAAGGTGATTCACAGGGATATTAAGCCGGAGAACCTGCTGCTCGGGCTCATGGGTGAAGTGAAGATTGCAGACTTCGGCTGGTCTGTGCACACCCCCTCTCTGAGGTAGGTCTGGTGGGTGCCAGTTAAGAATGATCTAGTTTAATTCATCTCACATGTAAGATCCAGATACAAACTGAGTTTGTATTTAAATACTGCCTTTTGAAATGcatattctaatatatatttgttgactgaaaGAACGGGGTTCAACTATACCTTTTGTTTTAAATCCTCTTAACATATGTTTATCAATAAATTTCCATGTAAATACATCAAGAACTATTGTGCCATAATTCCACAAATTTGACTCTATCAACAGAGCGTAATTACACAGGTATATAGGGCTCGCAGGCGGTGCTGGCTGTGAAGAagctgcctaccaatgcaagagatgtgggttccatccctggtcgggaagatcctctggaggaggccatggcgacccactccagtattcttgcgtggagaatcccatggacagaggagcctgtcaggctgtagtccatggagctgcaaagagctggatgtggctgaagtgacttaacacacacacacatggacataaATACGTGTATAcatatggttgagtcccttcgatgttcacctgaaactaccacaacgttgttaatcagctgtatgagtgaaagtcactcagccatgtctgactctttgcaaccccatggactatagcccaccaggctcttttgtccctggaattccccaggcaagaatactgaagcgaggttggtatttccttctctaggggatcttcccgacccaggaagtgaacccaggtctcctgcattgcaggcagattctttaattggctataccccaatacaaaataaaaagtttaaaatttgaaaaaaaaaaaaaaataaagcatgacTAATTTACTTGGAgatcattctgaaggagatcagccctgggatttctttggagggaatgatgctgaagctgaaactgcagtactttggccacctcatgcgaagagttgactcattggaaaagactctgatgctgggagggattgggggcaggaggaaagggggacgacagaggatgagatggctggatggcatcactgactcgatggacatgagtctgagtgaactctgggagttggttatggacagggaggcctggcgtgctgtgattcatggggtctcgaagagtcagacatgactgagcaactgaactgaactgaatttacttGGTCTCTCTTGTTGCACCATCAGTTTGTTCCAAATCTTCCTTGTGAAAACTTCCTGGATCATGAGctaaatataaataattgtaGAAAGAATCTCAGAATATGGAATTGATGGGTCCCAGTACTTGTGTTCTCGGAAACTTGATGCATGTTA
This genomic interval carries:
- the AURKC gene encoding aurora kinase C isoform X2, giving the protein MSHRGSARKAGGMQHAAAAGQTVPGAPTARRFTIDDFEIGRPLGKGKFGNVYLARLKKNHFIVALKVLFKSQIEKEGLEHQLRREVEIQAHLQHPNILRLYNYFHDARRVYLILEYAPKGELYKALQRSHTFDEQRTATIIEELADALIYCHEKKVIHRDIKPENLLLGLMGEVKIADFGWSVHTPSLRRRTTCGTLDYLPPEMIEGRTYDEKVDLWCIGVLCYELLVGNPPFESASTSETYRRILKVDLRFPPSMSSGARDLISKLLRFQPLERLPLVRVLEHPWIRAHSQRVLPPSVHMAF
- the AURKC gene encoding aurora kinase C isoform X1; this encodes MSHRGSARKAGGMQHAVAAAGQTVPGAPTARRFTIDDFEIGRPLGKGKFGNVYLARLKKNHFIVALKVLFKSQIEKEGLEHQLRREVEIQAHLQHPNILRLYNYFHDARRVYLILEYAPKGELYKALQRSHTFDEQRTATIIEELADALIYCHEKKVIHRDIKPENLLLGLMGEVKIADFGWSVHTPSLRRRTTCGTLDYLPPEMIEGRTYDEKVDLWCIGVLCYELLVGNPPFESASTSETYRRILKVDLRFPPSMSSGARDLISKLLRFQPLERLPLVRVLEHPWIRAHSQRVLPPSVHMAF